Proteins from one Malania oleifera isolate guangnan ecotype guangnan chromosome 4, ASM2987363v1, whole genome shotgun sequence genomic window:
- the LOC131153697 gene encoding uncharacterized protein LOC131153697 codes for MLFVICVEYLSRLLKSLEGKFRFKFHPKCDELKITHLAFADDLMLFSKGDVVSVNYLMDCLKEFSQCSGFKEGEFPFKYLGVPLLSSKLNAARYRPLIDQIAGLFKGWPGHTLTYAGRLEIINSIIQGIECFWLAIFPIPGNVLNQVIKLCRVFLWGGRRKALVAWREIYKPKQGGGLGVVDFKTWNRALLTKALWNVQAKKDSLWTKWIHQFYLKEVEIWYVVANKDDSPVVKSLVEIKDQLVLNSGSVAAAIENMERMGSGSHTLYDFWREKS; via the exons ATGCTTTTTGTTATTTGTGTGGAGTACTTGTCGAGGCTACTCAAATCCTTGGAGggtaaatttagatttaaattccATCCCAAATGTGATGAACTGAAGATTACACACTTGGCCTTTGCCGATGATCTCATGCTGTTCTCTAAGGGAGATGTTGTTTCAGTAAATTATCTAATGGATTGCTTGAAGGAGTTTTCTCAGTGCTCTG GATTCAAAGAGGGTGAATTTCCTTTCAAATACCTGGGAGTTCCACTACTGTCTTCTAAACTAAATGCTGCCCGTTATAGGCCTTTGATTGATCAAATTGCTGGGTTGTTTAAAGGGTGGCCTGGGCACACTTTGACTTATGCTGGTAGATTAGaaataattaattcaattatCCAAGGGATAGAATGTTTTTGGCTTGCCATTTTTCCAATTCCAGGGAATGTTCTAAACCAAGTAATCAAGTTATGCCGAGTATTCCTGTGGGGTGGTAGGAGGAAGGCCTTGGTTGCTTGGAGGGAAATCTACAAGCCAAAACAAGGAGGTGGCTTGGGAGTGGTTGACTTCAAGACATGGAACAGAGCACTGTTGACTAAAGCGTTGTGGAATGTTCAAGCTAAAAAGGATAGTTTATGGACGAAATGGATCCATCAGTTTTACTTGAAGGAGGTTGAAATCTGGTATGTTGTAGCTAATAAAGATGACTCCCCCGTAGTCAAAAGTTTGGTTGAAATCAAAGACCAGCTGGTGCTGAATTCTGGGAGTGTGGCTGCAGCcatagaaaatatggaaagaATGGGAAGTGGTTCGCATACACTCTATGATTTCTGGAGGGAGAAGAGTTAA